From the Roseibium salinum genome, one window contains:
- a CDS encoding NADP-dependent isocitrate dehydrogenase: MAKIKVDNPVVELDGDEMTRIIWHFIKEKLIHPYLDIDLEYYDLSIQKRDETDDQITVDAANAIKKHGVGVKCATITPDEARVEEFGLKRMYRSPNGTIRNILGGVIFREPIIMQNVPRLVPGWTQPIIVGRHAFGDQYRATDFRFPGKGKLTITFTGEDGKVIEHEVYDAPSAGVAMAMYNLDDSIRDFARASLNYALQRAVPCYLSTKNTILKAYDGRFKDIFEEIYEAEFKDKYAEAGIWYEHRLIDDMVASSLKWSGGYVWACKNYDGDVQSDTVAQGFGSLGLMTSVLMTPDGKIVEAEAAHGTVTRHYRQHQKGESTSTNSIASIFAWTRGLAHRAKLDGNDKLARFAETLENVCVKTVESGHMTKDLALLVGPDQPWLTTTGFLDKIDEGLQKAVSEL, from the coding sequence ATGGCAAAGATCAAAGTCGACAATCCGGTCGTAGAACTCGATGGCGACGAGATGACCCGGATCATCTGGCATTTCATCAAGGAAAAGCTGATCCATCCCTATCTCGATATCGACCTGGAATACTACGATCTCTCGATACAGAAGCGGGACGAGACCGACGACCAGATCACGGTCGATGCCGCCAATGCCATCAAGAAACACGGCGTCGGCGTCAAATGCGCCACCATCACGCCGGACGAAGCCCGGGTCGAGGAATTCGGCCTGAAGCGCATGTACCGCTCGCCCAACGGCACGATCCGCAACATTCTCGGCGGGGTGATCTTCCGCGAGCCGATCATCATGCAGAACGTGCCCCGCCTGGTGCCCGGCTGGACCCAGCCGATCATCGTCGGCCGCCATGCCTTCGGCGACCAGTACCGCGCCACCGATTTCCGCTTTCCCGGCAAGGGCAAGCTGACCATCACCTTTACCGGTGAAGACGGCAAGGTGATCGAGCACGAAGTCTACGATGCCCCGTCCGCCGGGGTGGCGATGGCCATGTACAATCTGGACGATTCCATCCGCGATTTCGCCCGCGCGTCCCTCAACTACGCCCTCCAGCGCGCCGTGCCGTGCTATCTGTCCACCAAGAACACGATCCTGAAGGCCTATGACGGCCGCTTCAAGGACATCTTCGAGGAGATCTACGAGGCCGAATTCAAGGACAAATACGCCGAAGCCGGCATCTGGTACGAGCACCGCCTGATCGACGACATGGTCGCCTCCTCGCTCAAATGGTCCGGCGGATATGTCTGGGCCTGCAAGAACTACGACGGCGACGTCCAGTCCGACACGGTCGCGCAGGGCTTCGGCTCTCTCGGCCTGATGACCTCCGTGCTGATGACACCGGACGGCAAGATCGTCGAAGCCGAAGCCGCCCACGGCACGGTCACGCGGCACTACCGCCAGCACCAGAAGGGCGAAAGCACCTCCACCAACTCGATTGCCTCGATCTTCGCCTGGACCCGCGGCCTCGCCCACCGGGCAAAGCTCGACGGCAACGACAAGCTGGCCCGCTTTGCCGAGACGCTGGAAAACGTCTGCGTCAAAACCGTGGAATCGGGCCACATGACCAAGGACCTCGCCCTGCTCGTCGGTCCGGATCAGCCCTGGCTGACCACCACCGGCTTCCTGGACAAGATCGACGAAGGCCTGCAAAAGGCGGTGAGCGAGCTCTGA
- a CDS encoding MarR family winged helix-turn-helix transcriptional regulator → MSEKTDPREPSRLLSDAQAPDPGAELDDFLCFAVYEANLAFNHIYRSLLEDLGLTYPQYLVMTLLWRRNGRTVKEFGDALSLEYNTVTPLIKRLETMGLVDRIRDREDQRVVKVTLTPQGSALEEKAGAVPDCVAEASGLTGEAINDLTTALAKLRSNLRSSGKS, encoded by the coding sequence ATGTCTGAAAAAACCGACCCGCGAGAGCCTTCAAGGCTCCTGTCCGACGCCCAAGCGCCAGATCCTGGCGCTGAACTGGACGATTTCCTCTGCTTTGCCGTCTATGAAGCCAACCTGGCGTTCAACCACATCTACCGGTCACTTCTCGAAGACCTCGGGCTCACCTATCCGCAATATCTGGTCATGACCCTGCTCTGGCGCCGCAACGGGCGTACGGTCAAGGAGTTCGGCGATGCGCTCAGCCTGGAATACAACACCGTGACGCCGCTGATAAAACGCCTCGAGACGATGGGGCTGGTCGACAGGATCAGGGACCGGGAAGACCAGCGGGTGGTCAAGGTCACGCTGACACCTCAGGGGTCCGCGCTCGAAGAAAAGGCAGGGGCCGTTCCCGACTGTGTCGCGGAAGCATCCGGTCTCACAGGGGAAGCGATCAACGACCTGACAACCGCGCTCGCCAAGCTGCGCTCGAATTTGAGGTCCTCCGGAAAAAGCTAG
- a CDS encoding alpha/beta fold hydrolase: MTTFTTSDGAEIFYKDWGQGQPIVFSHGWPLSADAWDAQMLFFGQNGFRVIAHDRRGHGRSGQPWDGNNMDRYADDLAELIERLDLKDVILIGHSTGGGEVSRYVGRHGNDRVAKVVLVGAVPPLMLKTADNPHGTPMEVFEGIRQGTAYNRSQFFKDLTIPFYGFNREGVESNDGLRESFWLQGMAGGIKGQYDCIHEFSEVDYTDDLKAIRRPTLVVHGEDDQIVPIKASAHRAAEIVVDATLKIYPGAGHGLAQLQAEEFNRDVLAFIRG; the protein is encoded by the coding sequence ATGACCACTTTCACGACGTCCGATGGCGCTGAGATATTCTACAAGGACTGGGGACAGGGACAGCCGATCGTCTTTTCCCACGGCTGGCCTCTTTCCGCCGACGCCTGGGACGCGCAAATGCTGTTCTTCGGCCAGAACGGCTTCCGGGTGATCGCCCATGACCGCCGCGGTCACGGCCGCTCCGGCCAGCCCTGGGACGGCAACAACATGGACCGCTATGCGGACGATCTGGCCGAATTGATCGAACGCCTGGACCTCAAGGATGTCATCCTGATCGGACATTCGACCGGCGGCGGCGAGGTCTCCCGTTATGTTGGCAGGCATGGGAACGACCGGGTCGCGAAGGTGGTTCTGGTCGGCGCGGTTCCGCCGCTCATGCTGAAGACCGCCGACAATCCGCATGGCACGCCCATGGAGGTCTTCGAAGGCATCCGCCAGGGCACGGCCTATAACCGCTCGCAGTTCTTCAAGGACCTGACGATCCCCTTCTACGGCTTCAACCGAGAGGGCGTGGAGAGCAACGATGGCTTGCGCGAAAGCTTCTGGCTGCAAGGCATGGCCGGGGGCATCAAGGGCCAGTATGACTGCATCCACGAGTTCTCCGAAGTCGACTACACCGATGACCTGAAAGCCATCAGGCGGCCGACCCTGGTCGTCCACGGCGAAGACGACCAGATCGTGCCGATCAAGGCGTCTGCGCACCGGGCCGCGGAGATCGTTGTCGACGCGACCCTGAAGATCTACCCGGGCGCCGGCCATGGGCTGGCACAGTTGCAGGCCGAGGAGTTCAACAGGGACGTGCTGGCATTTATCCGCGGGTAG
- a CDS encoding HAD family hydrolase, whose translation MKTGIRAVLFDKDGTLLDFDAAWTPAYETAALFAADGNRERAQTFLEKTGMDPVTRKSAAGSLLAAGNSAEIAVAWIAAGAAFEPDALAVELDRIFIARMHDAPPLPGILETLQILSRAGYLLGVASSDSEAAIRTFLKGSGMAEYIAFVTGYDTGFGPKPEPGMVHAFAEALGLAPGEIAVIGDNTHDLEMARSAGVGLAIGVLSGTSGREDLEPLADIVLGSVKDLSALIAAKGDALAD comes from the coding sequence ATGAAAACCGGCATCAGGGCCGTCCTCTTCGACAAGGACGGCACCCTCCTCGACTTCGACGCGGCCTGGACACCAGCCTACGAGACGGCCGCCCTATTCGCCGCCGACGGCAACCGGGAACGGGCGCAGACCTTTCTTGAAAAGACGGGTATGGACCCGGTCACCCGCAAGTCGGCCGCAGGTTCGCTGCTTGCCGCCGGAAACTCGGCGGAAATCGCCGTCGCCTGGATTGCAGCCGGCGCCGCCTTCGAACCGGATGCACTGGCGGTCGAACTCGACCGGATCTTCATCGCCAGGATGCACGACGCGCCGCCCCTGCCCGGCATCCTGGAAACGCTCCAGATCCTCAGCCGGGCGGGATATCTGCTCGGCGTCGCCAGCAGCGACAGCGAGGCCGCGATCCGCACCTTTCTGAAAGGCTCCGGAATGGCGGAGTACATTGCATTCGTCACCGGCTACGACACCGGCTTCGGCCCCAAGCCCGAACCGGGCATGGTCCACGCCTTCGCCGAGGCTCTCGGCCTTGCCCCTGGCGAAATCGCCGTCATCGGCGACAACACCCACGATCTGGAGATGGCCAGATCCGCCGGAGTCGGCCTCGCCATCGGCGTCCTGTCCGGCACCAGTGGGCGCGAAGACCTGGAGCCGCTGGCCGATATTGTCCTCGGCAGCGTCAAGGATCTTTCCGCGCTGATCGCCGCGAAAGGCGACGCACTCGCAGACTGA
- a CDS encoding DUF2267 domain-containing protein, whose product MTMPQTYFHASLDFDAFIADVRDTCMLQTHHQAYHTLRAVLHTFRDHLTTEQALAFAGVLPAVTRAIFVEDWQPSDLMPDPFPDRATLIREVQSVRRDHNLAPDSAIENVASALRRSSVDERELDRILATFPDAAAAYWKT is encoded by the coding sequence ATGACAATGCCGCAGACCTATTTTCATGCCTCGCTGGATTTCGATGCCTTCATCGCCGATGTCCGCGACACGTGCATGCTGCAGACCCATCACCAGGCCTATCACACCCTGCGCGCCGTCCTGCACACGTTCCGCGACCACCTGACGACCGAACAGGCGCTTGCGTTTGCGGGCGTCCTGCCGGCCGTGACCCGGGCGATCTTCGTCGAGGACTGGCAGCCGTCCGACCTGATGCCCGACCCGTTTCCGGACCGGGCAACGTTGATCCGGGAGGTCCAGTCGGTCCGCCGGGACCATAATCTGGCGCCCGACAGCGCGATCGAGAATGTTGCATCGGCCCTCAGGCGGTCATCGGTCGATGAGCGGGAACTGGACCGGATACTGGCAACGTTTCCGGACGCGGCGGCCGCCTACTGGAAAACCTGA
- a CDS encoding substrate-binding periplasmic protein gives MKYWRFRLPLISFLLAMAALARPAAAETVTACVDHYPPYHVWDETTGTWSGINIQLLELIAGQAELDLKFTQDIPFKRCLNMMKNGSADLMAGLLYGPDRARHMELIPYRDISNKVFVTASADVSIRSFDDLAGLRIGVLLGHKYFPGFDKEKDLFEKVPVAKVEHLLAMLTSGRTDAVIMSETHFLGLRNSDPEMFSQIKVADFSFQAENRVHVGVSLKGRAVPHIDRLKQAIETLRERNVLEEVIDRELDLT, from the coding sequence TTGAAGTACTGGCGCTTTCGACTGCCGCTGATTTCGTTTCTCCTGGCGATGGCGGCGCTGGCAAGGCCGGCGGCTGCTGAGACGGTCACCGCCTGCGTCGACCATTACCCGCCCTATCATGTGTGGGACGAGACAACAGGTACCTGGAGCGGCATCAACATACAGTTGCTGGAGCTTATCGCGGGTCAGGCGGAGCTGGACCTGAAATTTACTCAGGACATTCCGTTCAAGAGATGCCTGAACATGATGAAGAACGGCTCTGCAGATTTGATGGCGGGCCTTCTGTATGGCCCGGACCGCGCCAGGCATATGGAGCTCATTCCGTACAGGGATATCTCAAACAAGGTTTTCGTGACGGCCTCTGCCGATGTGTCGATCAGGTCCTTTGACGATCTGGCCGGGCTGAGAATTGGCGTCCTCCTGGGGCACAAATACTTTCCGGGCTTCGATAAAGAGAAGGATCTTTTCGAAAAGGTGCCCGTTGCCAAGGTGGAACATCTGCTCGCCATGCTGACCAGCGGGCGCACGGATGCGGTGATCATGAGCGAAACCCATTTTCTCGGGCTGCGGAATTCCGATCCCGAAATGTTCAGTCAGATCAAGGTCGCCGATTTCTCGTTTCAGGCGGAAAACCGGGTGCATGTCGGCGTATCCCTGAAAGGGCGGGCCGTGCCGCATATCGATCGGCTCAAGCAGGCGATCGAAACGCTGCGAGAGCGCAATGTCCTGGAAGAGGTCATCGATAGAGAACTTGATTTGACGTAG
- a CDS encoding RNA methyltransferase, producing the protein MSKNAKIREEARAVTARPPAVILCEPQLGENIGTAARAMANFGLADLRIVNPRDGWPSEKARAAASRADHVIDKVQVFDSVEAAIADLQFVYATTARSREVPKPVCGPDEAARKAVELGGMGHATGYLFGRERWGLNNEEVALADAILTLPVDPDFASLNIAQAVLVCAYEWRKTATSGALPFILSDEEHPPAKKDEVLRFFEHLESALDAATFFRPPERRPHMVRTLRNIFQKAELTDQEVRALRGVVASLEKRETRPRKSREHGEES; encoded by the coding sequence ATGAGCAAGAACGCAAAGATACGAGAAGAAGCCCGTGCGGTGACGGCGAGGCCGCCGGCGGTGATCCTGTGCGAGCCGCAGCTTGGCGAGAATATCGGCACGGCGGCCCGGGCCATGGCGAATTTCGGCCTGGCGGATCTCAGGATCGTCAACCCGCGCGACGGCTGGCCGAGCGAAAAGGCGCGGGCGGCGGCGAGCCGGGCGGACCATGTCATCGACAAGGTGCAGGTGTTCGACAGTGTGGAGGCGGCGATTGCCGATCTGCAATTCGTCTATGCGACCACCGCCCGCTCCCGCGAAGTGCCCAAGCCCGTCTGCGGCCCGGACGAAGCGGCACGCAAGGCCGTGGAACTGGGCGGCATGGGCCATGCCACCGGCTATCTGTTCGGCCGGGAACGCTGGGGGCTGAACAATGAGGAGGTGGCGCTGGCCGACGCGATCCTCACCCTGCCGGTCGATCCTGATTTTGCGTCGCTCAACATCGCCCAGGCCGTGCTGGTGTGTGCCTACGAGTGGCGCAAGACGGCCACTTCCGGCGCGCTGCCGTTCATCCTGTCGGACGAAGAGCACCCGCCGGCGAAGAAGGACGAAGTGCTGCGCTTCTTCGAGCATCTGGAAAGCGCCCTGGACGCGGCAACCTTCTTCCGGCCGCCCGAACGGCGCCCGCATATGGTGCGGACCCTGCGTAACATCTTCCAGAAGGCGGAACTGACGGACCAGGAAGTGCGCGCGTTGCGGGGCGTGGTGGCCTCCCTGGAAAAACGCGAAACGCGGCCGCGCAAGAGCCGGGAGCACGGCGAGGAAAGCTAG
- the murI gene encoding glutamate racemase: MGSGGPVLFFDSGLGGLTVLREARYLLPYEPLLYVADDAAFPIGRWPEADLKARLLTLFDKLIATHEPKAVVIACNTAFTLAGDALRRAHPQVPFVGTVPAIKPAAERTASGLISVLATPGTVRRAYTRSLIESFASQCHVRLVGSDLLAEMAEYHLRGDPVADEALLAEISDCFLESEGRRTDIVVLACTHYPFLTNRFRKIAPWPVDWLDPAEAIARQLVRVLGADAASAPADTPDRAIFTSNPKDPALVRLLAGFGLVLERD; the protein is encoded by the coding sequence ATGGGGAGCGGCGGACCGGTTCTGTTCTTCGATTCAGGCCTTGGCGGACTGACCGTGCTGCGCGAGGCCCGGTATCTGCTTCCCTATGAGCCGCTGCTTTACGTGGCCGACGATGCGGCCTTTCCGATCGGCCGCTGGCCGGAAGCTGACCTGAAGGCGCGGCTGCTGACCCTTTTCGACAAGCTGATTGCCACCCATGAGCCGAAAGCGGTGGTCATTGCCTGCAACACCGCCTTCACGCTGGCGGGAGACGCCTTGCGCAGGGCGCATCCGCAAGTGCCGTTTGTCGGCACCGTGCCGGCGATCAAGCCGGCGGCGGAGCGGACCGCGTCCGGGCTGATTTCGGTGCTGGCGACCCCCGGCACCGTGCGCCGGGCCTATACCAGGAGCTTGATCGAGAGTTTCGCCAGCCAGTGCCATGTGCGCCTGGTGGGCTCCGACCTGCTGGCGGAAATGGCCGAATACCATCTTCGCGGCGATCCGGTTGCCGACGAGGCACTTCTGGCGGAAATTTCGGACTGCTTTCTGGAGAGCGAAGGCCGGCGGACCGATATCGTCGTGCTTGCCTGCACCCATTATCCGTTCCTGACCAACCGCTTCCGCAAGATCGCGCCCTGGCCGGTGGACTGGCTGGACCCGGCCGAGGCAATCGCCCGCCAGCTCGTGCGGGTTCTGGGGGCGGACGCGGCAAGTGCGCCGGCGGACACGCCGGACCGGGCGATCTTCACCTCAAACCCCAAAGACCCGGCCCTGGTGCGCCTGCTTGCCGGGTTCGGGCTGGTGCTGGAGAGGGATTGA
- a CDS encoding EAL domain-containing protein yields MSANNITALQTGLDSPGLLRHSLQDMLNALDYALQPVVDIGTGVVYGYEAQIRNWELVGATSPDHLIDIAHAEGFLPELEAQLLRKAFVRFKDLKIAQDTKLYFKLDGRNLGRDDDPRMHLAQIAGEAGMSANQICLEFSERHQQTFTDVTHHAVNALRQLGFLVALDDFGRGSSELRLLHDMSPDYVKIDRFFLNGIDCDARRKLFVTTVANLAHVLGARVIAEGVETDREFKACREAGCDLIQGYFVAKPFQEASGAKLFYDHIRAPGLGRKRREEQERIRNELIKLPTIRFDASMNELLDMVVHNQDGNVIPVLDSNNEPRGLIHERDLKAYLYAGGPDDEDAKAALDFPLRSFVRACPIADIDSDADMLLVTFASSINSDGIIITESFRYAGFLSATSLLKIIHEKRLQEAQDQNPLTRLPGNGAITRFISEAARKGTQDRHLCYLDFDNFKPFNDTYGYRQGDRAIILFGELLQRHIAGTGTFIGHLGGDDFFAGIHHSDQTDVAARMLAIKRAFRLDVESFYDPEHRARGYIEAQDRFGTTRQFPLLQCSISVLSLPKGMTVHPDTLNEEIMELKRAAKRSDDGLAVKSLAA; encoded by the coding sequence ATTCGCTGCAGGACATGCTGAACGCGCTGGACTATGCCCTCCAGCCGGTTGTCGACATCGGAACGGGCGTTGTCTACGGCTACGAAGCGCAGATCCGCAACTGGGAACTTGTCGGCGCGACGTCACCGGACCATCTGATCGATATCGCCCATGCGGAGGGTTTCCTGCCCGAACTGGAGGCCCAGCTTCTGCGCAAGGCCTTCGTGCGGTTCAAGGACCTGAAGATCGCCCAGGACACCAAGCTTTATTTCAAGCTGGACGGGCGCAATCTCGGCCGGGACGACGACCCGCGCATGCATCTGGCACAGATTGCCGGCGAGGCCGGGATGAGCGCCAACCAGATCTGCCTGGAATTCTCCGAACGCCATCAGCAGACCTTCACCGACGTCACCCACCATGCCGTCAATGCCCTGCGGCAGCTGGGATTCCTGGTGGCGCTCGACGACTTCGGACGCGGCTCGTCCGAGCTGCGGCTGCTGCACGACATGTCGCCGGATTACGTCAAGATCGACCGGTTCTTTCTGAACGGCATCGATTGCGACGCGCGGCGCAAGCTGTTCGTCACAACGGTGGCCAATCTCGCCCATGTGCTGGGCGCCCGGGTGATCGCCGAAGGCGTGGAAACGGACCGGGAATTCAAGGCGTGCCGGGAGGCGGGCTGCGATCTCATCCAGGGCTATTTCGTCGCCAAACCGTTTCAGGAGGCCTCCGGCGCCAAGCTCTTCTACGATCACATCCGCGCGCCCGGCCTCGGCCGCAAGCGGCGCGAGGAGCAGGAGCGCATCCGCAACGAACTCATCAAACTGCCGACCATACGGTTCGACGCTTCCATGAACGAACTCCTGGACATGGTGGTGCACAATCAGGACGGCAACGTGATCCCTGTCCTGGACAGCAACAACGAGCCGCGCGGGCTGATCCACGAGCGTGACCTGAAAGCCTATCTGTATGCCGGCGGCCCGGACGACGAGGACGCCAAGGCGGCGCTCGACTTTCCGCTGCGCTCCTTCGTGCGCGCCTGCCCGATCGCCGATATCGACAGCGATGCGGACATGCTGCTGGTGACATTCGCCTCGTCCATCAATTCCGACGGCATCATCATCACCGAGAGCTTCCGTTATGCCGGGTTCCTGTCGGCAACATCGCTCTTGAAGATCATCCACGAAAAGCGCCTTCAGGAAGCGCAGGACCAGAACCCCCTCACCCGCCTGCCGGGCAACGGCGCCATCACGCGGTTCATTTCGGAAGCCGCGCGCAAGGGCACGCAGGACCGGCATCTGTGCTACCTGGACTTCGACAATTTCAAGCCCTTCAACGATACCTACGGCTATCGCCAGGGCGACCGGGCGATCATCCTGTTCGGCGAACTGCTGCAGCGGCACATTGCCGGCACGGGAACGTTCATCGGGCATCTGGGCGGCGACGACTTCTTCGCCGGGATCCACCATTCCGACCAAACCGACGTCGCCGCCAGAATGCTCGCGATCAAGCGCGCGTTCCGCCTGGATGTGGAAAGCTTCTATGATCCGGAGCACCGGGCGCGCGGCTATATCGAGGCCCAGGACCGCTTCGGCACCACCCGCCAGTTCCCGCTCCTTCAGTGCTCCATCTCGGTCCTCAGCCTGCCCAAGGGCATGACGGTCCATCCGGACACGCTCAACGAGGAAATCATGGAGCTGAAGCGGGCGGCGAAGAGATCCGACGACGGCCTGGCGGTGAAAAGCCTCGCGGCGTGA